From Ruminococcaceae bacterium KH2T8, the proteins below share one genomic window:
- a CDS encoding transcriptional regulator, TetR family, translating to MDTKHMILFEALTLFAEKGYANVYVGEIAERVGIKAPSLYKHFKNKQAIFDAIIAELDCRFLSQAGALNIKGDDPAVDVQIYQDISEDKLVELGRNLFLYFLHDEYASRFRKMLTIEQFRNKELGAAYMKIYVDDTLSYQSAMFQMLTATGFLQTENVEIMTLHFYAPIYMLLTICDRDPSREEDALRQLEEHIRQFNKLYGRKDK from the coding sequence ATGGATACGAAACACATGATACTTTTTGAGGCGCTGACCCTTTTCGCCGAGAAGGGATACGCGAATGTATATGTCGGCGAGATCGCAGAGAGGGTCGGGATCAAGGCGCCGTCGCTCTATAAGCACTTCAAGAATAAGCAGGCGATCTTTGATGCGATCATAGCGGAGCTCGACTGCAGGTTCTTAAGTCAGGCGGGGGCCTTGAATATCAAGGGCGACGATCCGGCTGTAGATGTGCAGATATATCAGGATATCTCCGAAGACAAGCTGGTCGAGCTCGGCCGAAACCTGTTCCTCTATTTCCTTCACGATGAATACGCGAGCAGGTTCAGGAAGATGCTGACGATCGAGCAGTTCAGGAATAAGGAGCTCGGCGCTGCGTACATGAAGATCTATGTTGACGATACGCTTTCGTATCAGAGCGCGATGTTTCAGATGCTGACGGCGACGGGCTTCCTGCAGACGGAAAATGTTGAGATCATGACGCTTCACTTCTATGCGCCTATCTACATGCTCCTTACGATATGCGACAGGGATCCGTCGAGGGAAGAAGATGCATTAAGACAATTGGAAGAACATATCAGGCAGTTTAATAAGCTTTATGGGAGGAAGGATAAATGA
- a CDS encoding NADPH-dependent FMN reductase, with product MKVTVINGTEKKGVTYTLKEIFLKALGDKAQITEFYMPRDLPNFCVGCTNCFGKGEHTCKDREYVEKIEKAMLEADLLVFTSPVYVYHATGALKNMLDHFGYRWMPHRPAKEMFGKRAVIITQCLGGGDSSTAKDIKDSLNWWGVSNVTTLKFKLMSEIRWDRIPDKKRAAITSKLEGTAYRLAAVDYSKRAHTSIVEKAKFYMVRMLQTGLGKENPEYRDFNYWKDNGWLGKERPWN from the coding sequence ATGAAGGTTACGGTAATAAACGGCACCGAAAAGAAGGGTGTGACATATACGCTCAAGGAGATATTCCTGAAGGCATTAGGCGATAAGGCTCAGATCACGGAGTTCTATATGCCGAGGGATCTTCCGAATTTCTGCGTCGGATGCACGAACTGCTTCGGCAAAGGTGAGCATACATGTAAGGACCGCGAGTATGTGGAGAAGATCGAAAAGGCGATGCTGGAGGCGGATCTTCTGGTATTTACATCGCCCGTTTATGTCTACCATGCAACGGGCGCACTCAAGAATATGCTCGATCATTTCGGCTACAGGTGGATGCCTCACAGACCCGCGAAAGAGATGTTCGGAAAGCGTGCGGTCATCATAACGCAGTGCCTGGGCGGCGGAGATTCTTCGACCGCGAAGGACATAAAGGACAGCCTTAACTGGTGGGGCGTAAGCAACGTTACGACCTTAAAGTTCAAGCTCATGAGCGAGATCCGCTGGGACAGGATCCCCGATAAGAAGAGAGCCGCGATAACCTCAAAGCTCGAGGGCACGGCGTACAGACTGGCGGCTGTCGACTATTCAAAGCGCGCGCACACTTCGATCGTAGAGAAGGCGAAATTCTATATGGTAAGGATGCTGCAGACGGGGCTCGGCAAGGAGAACCCGGAGTATAGGGATTTTAATTACTGGAAAGATAACGGATGGCTTGGAAAGGAGAGACCATGGAATTAA
- a CDS encoding Lysophospholipase L1, which yields MRNHNPRNHNKNTTIILICILVVSIVTPILILNHTRPFPIRCQFYGEMTDELKDSELYEDMQSGKSFCFIGDSITHGNEAYGIPWYKYLETNIKGNTIHLSLGGWTTLDVIDNISESTTADVYVIAIGINDVLNIHCDVGADTPEEYVEKCQKIVNLLKINSPDAKYYFIAPWPIVDDTKGYDIIRDNFADALKDWCNKEDIIFLDPSPIILSVLEMDGSSKYMLDDVHPNATRGCGLYSYAVLDAAHQRRVDESS from the coding sequence ATGAGAAATCATAATCCAAGAAACCACAACAAAAATACAACGATCATACTGATCTGCATTCTCGTGGTCTCGATCGTAACGCCAATATTAATACTCAATCATACCAGACCATTTCCGATAAGATGCCAATTCTACGGAGAAATGACAGATGAGCTTAAGGACAGTGAACTGTACGAAGATATGCAGAGTGGTAAGTCCTTTTGTTTTATAGGCGACAGCATTACTCATGGTAATGAAGCATATGGCATTCCCTGGTACAAGTATCTCGAAACAAACATAAAAGGTAACACGATCCATCTCTCACTCGGAGGCTGGACAACGCTTGACGTTATCGATAACATCAGTGAATCAACTACAGCAGATGTATATGTGATCGCGATCGGTATAAACGATGTGCTAAATATACATTGCGATGTTGGAGCTGATACCCCTGAAGAATATGTCGAAAAATGCCAAAAGATCGTCAATCTGTTAAAGATCAATTCACCCGATGCGAAATACTACTTCATCGCACCGTGGCCGATCGTAGACGATACTAAGGGATACGACATAATAAGAGATAATTTTGCCGATGCTCTCAAAGACTGGTGCAACAAGGAAGATATAATATTTCTAGATCCGAGTCCAATAATCTTATCAGTACTTGAAATGGACGGCAGTTCCAAATACATGCTCGATGATGTTCACCCCAATGCGACCAGAGGCTGCGGACTTTACAGCTACGCCGTCTTAGACGCCGCGCATCAGCGCAGGGTCGACGAAAGCAGCTGA
- a CDS encoding Membrane protease YdiL, CAAX protease family, with product MEKTNKTAIVVRCFIALLIMFVAGKLLGTYISGLLEGRLPEAVLMFIKGSSCLYTVGLAAFYLIIKGIKPVKLPAPSMTLTVPRFIKIFLVQSGLSFIAMLPINVIIKLSGIKTNTTTPEEILAHPVFYIFMLIFFAPIMEELVFRKLMLSRLLKTGTVPAVIVSAAFFALPHLYSQGPAQVPYTFVLGLVWAYVYIRTGKLLPAIVLHSLSNIYCGFLTVFWPLDTPLGMMAYAFTYAMCMPCIAILITVFSRDEIKRIREV from the coding sequence ATGGAGAAAACGAATAAGACAGCGATCGTAGTCAGATGCTTTATCGCACTGCTCATAATGTTCGTGGCAGGCAAATTACTCGGCACATATATAAGCGGACTTCTCGAGGGACGTCTCCCCGAAGCAGTACTCATGTTCATCAAGGGAAGCTCATGTCTTTATACGGTCGGACTAGCCGCTTTTTACCTTATCATCAAAGGCATAAAGCCCGTGAAGTTGCCCGCGCCCTCGATGACGCTCACAGTACCGCGATTTATAAAGATCTTTCTTGTCCAGTCAGGACTTTCGTTCATCGCGATGCTCCCCATAAACGTGATCATTAAACTGTCAGGAATAAAGACCAATACGACCACTCCCGAGGAGATCCTCGCGCACCCGGTCTTCTACATTTTTATGCTCATATTCTTCGCGCCGATAATGGAAGAGCTCGTCTTTAGAAAGCTCATGCTGAGCCGGCTCCTTAAGACCGGAACTGTCCCCGCCGTAATCGTATCGGCGGCCTTCTTCGCGCTCCCTCACCTCTATTCGCAGGGCCCCGCGCAGGTGCCGTATACTTTCGTTCTGGGGCTCGTGTGGGCGTATGTTTACATCAGGACGGGAAAGCTCCTGCCCGCGATCGTCCTTCACTCATTGAGCAATATCTACTGCGGATTCCTGACAGTCTTCTGGCCCCTGGACACCCCGCTCGGCATGATGGCCTACGCCTTTACCTACGCAATGTGCATGCCCTGTATCGCGATACTTATCACGGTCTTCAGCAGGGATGAGATAAAGCGGATCCGCGAGGTCTGA
- a CDS encoding transcriptional regulator, TetR family has protein sequence MTRQEQKEERRRAILMTGLTLFVKRGYHETKISDIAAAVPMSTGLLFHYFASKEELLLELVKLGAQSTESTEKMVDIPPEVYFEGFLTKLFEYAKEQPWVFNMFVLMGQARRPGMPEEARKIALSTGAIDDTAKIIAKGQKSGVFRKGDPHLLSVCFWATVQGIMEEMALDESLKAPDPAWIVSILKA, from the coding sequence ATGACGAGACAAGAGCAGAAAGAAGAAAGAAGAAGAGCGATCCTCATGACGGGGCTCACGCTCTTTGTAAAAAGAGGCTACCACGAGACAAAGATCTCGGACATAGCCGCTGCAGTGCCCATGAGCACGGGACTTTTATTCCACTACTTCGCATCGAAGGAGGAGCTGCTTCTCGAACTCGTAAAGCTCGGAGCGCAGTCGACCGAGTCCACTGAGAAGATGGTCGACATCCCGCCGGAAGTCTATTTCGAAGGATTCCTTACCAAGCTCTTCGAATATGCCAAGGAGCAGCCGTGGGTATTTAATATGTTCGTCCTGATGGGACAGGCAAGGCGCCCGGGTATGCCCGAAGAAGCACGAAAGATCGCTCTCTCTACGGGCGCGATCGACGATACCGCAAAGATCATCGCGAAGGGCCAGAAGAGCGGCGTCTTCAGAAAGGGCGATCCGCACCTGCTGTCGGTATGCTTTTGGGCAACGGTGCAGGGCATAATGGAGGAGATGGCGCTCGATGAGAGCCTGAAAGCGCCCGATCCCGCGTGGATCGTCTCGATTTTGAAGGCGTAA
- a CDS encoding Phytoene dehydrogenase-related protein, with translation MNTNGKEKVIVIGGGVAGLSAGIYALLSGFDAEIYEKNAIPGGECIGWNRKGYHIDNCIHWLTGTKKGTELYEVWNKVGALSEDIECAKIDSFYTSTHNGKSVTLWNDLQKTERELIEAAPEDEAEIRKFIEYVEYSKQCVFPAGKPMEMWGIKDYINMGKNMADFPKVMKEFGKISLEEYSRKFKNPLMQKMICDYLPKEYTAYSFLVSYATMADGNGGIPMGASLQMSVRMAERFKEFGGVIRYNAGASEIVLDKKKAKGVKLEDGTLVEGDYIIPTVDTRLLFGKLLPEKYMPKDLKAAYDEPEKYPATSGFQVAYAVSEKFNRGETIFIDIEPLKVGNRTFDRMYVKAYGYDPIFVKGGKQVIQTCISQTDTDFDFWKSLSPEEYREVKAKLTEEITKRIAAAFPELDGDLEFLDAWTPLTYERYCNAYHGSYMSFVTTPAGKQIKMKGRLKGIDNLYLAGQWTNAPGGLPVAVASGKFAIQRLLKVKRRDINI, from the coding sequence ATGAATACAAACGGAAAAGAGAAGGTTATCGTTATCGGCGGAGGCGTCGCAGGATTGTCGGCAGGCATCTACGCGCTGCTTTCGGGATTTGACGCCGAGATCTATGAGAAGAATGCGATCCCGGGCGGCGAGTGCATCGGCTGGAACAGAAAGGGTTACCATATCGACAACTGCATCCACTGGCTCACGGGCACCAAGAAGGGCACGGAGCTCTACGAGGTCTGGAATAAGGTCGGGGCGCTTTCGGAAGATATCGAGTGCGCTAAGATCGATTCGTTCTACACATCGACACATAACGGAAAGAGCGTGACGCTCTGGAACGATCTTCAGAAGACCGAGCGCGAGCTCATCGAGGCGGCACCCGAGGATGAGGCGGAGATCAGGAAGTTCATCGAGTATGTTGAGTACTCCAAGCAGTGCGTCTTCCCCGCAGGAAAGCCTATGGAGATGTGGGGCATCAAAGACTATATCAATATGGGAAAGAACATGGCGGACTTCCCCAAGGTAATGAAGGAATTCGGAAAGATCTCGCTTGAGGAATACAGCAGAAAGTTCAAGAACCCTCTCATGCAGAAGATGATCTGTGACTACCTCCCCAAGGAATATACGGCTTATTCCTTCCTTGTTTCTTACGCTACGATGGCGGATGGTAACGGCGGCATCCCCATGGGCGCATCACTTCAGATGTCGGTACGTATGGCCGAGAGATTCAAGGAGTTCGGCGGAGTGATCCGCTATAACGCGGGCGCTTCCGAGATCGTACTCGATAAGAAGAAGGCAAAGGGCGTAAAGCTCGAGGACGGAACTCTGGTCGAGGGTGACTACATCATCCCGACGGTAGATACGCGACTTCTCTTCGGCAAGCTACTTCCCGAGAAGTATATGCCAAAGGATCTTAAGGCCGCTTACGACGAGCCCGAGAAGTATCCCGCAACGAGCGGCTTTCAGGTGGCATATGCCGTCAGCGAGAAGTTCAACAGAGGCGAGACTATCTTTATCGACATCGAGCCCCTGAAGGTCGGGAATCGTACTTTCGACAGGATGTATGTCAAGGCGTACGGCTACGATCCCATCTTCGTAAAGGGCGGAAAGCAGGTCATCCAGACATGCATCTCACAGACTGACACGGACTTCGATTTCTGGAAGAGTCTGAGCCCCGAAGAGTACAGGGAAGTAAAGGCAAAGCTCACGGAGGAGATCACGAAGAGGATCGCGGCTGCTTTCCCGGAGCTTGACGGCGACCTCGAGTTCCTCGACGCATGGACACCTCTTACTTACGAAAGATACTGTAACGCATATCACGGCAGCTACATGAGCTTTGTTACTACACCTGCCGGCAAGCAGATCAAGATGAAGGGACGCCTTAAGGGTATCGATAACCTCTATCTCGCAGGCCAGTGGACCAACGCACCCGGAGGTCTTCCCGTGGCAGTTGCGAGCGGTAAGTTTGCGATCCAGAGACTTCTCAAGGTGAAGCGCAGGGATATTAATATATAA
- a CDS encoding Glyoxylase, beta-lactamase superfamily II: MSQIPFYKAEKIAEDSYLIKNDFVERVPSLCYLIVGKDYALLIDSCFGWGDLKAFCATITDKPVKLVNTHAHGDHVAGNVHFDSCYMHYRDIRYMSTMLDVPAEVTFTMAQNSALPEYRDLLELDYNFKPAGPKMIYPLSGSDIFDMGDREVEVVYAGGHTPGSIVLIDHKTRILYGGDFCNSNTLMEFKMSLTVEAYLENLREVRKHASEFDIMYCGHEILDPAVIDEGIETCERVLAGTDDRFEGTGMFGQPVIYAAAKDEDGKRADGKRFNMSYDPAKVHGEDNKTQVITAEPVVMA, encoded by the coding sequence ATGTCGCAGATACCGTTTTATAAAGCAGAAAAGATCGCCGAGGACAGTTATCTCATAAAGAATGATTTCGTCGAAAGAGTGCCTTCGCTCTGCTACCTGATAGTCGGAAAGGACTATGCTCTCCTCATCGATTCGTGCTTCGGGTGGGGCGACCTCAAGGCCTTCTGCGCGACGATCACGGATAAGCCCGTAAAGCTCGTTAATACTCACGCTCACGGCGATCACGTCGCAGGCAATGTTCACTTTGATTCATGTTATATGCATTACCGCGACATAAGATATATGAGCACCATGCTGGACGTTCCCGCGGAAGTTACTTTCACGATGGCGCAGAATTCTGCACTCCCCGAGTATCGCGACCTGCTCGAGCTCGACTATAACTTCAAGCCAGCAGGACCTAAGATGATCTACCCCCTGTCAGGCAGCGACATCTTCGACATGGGTGACCGTGAGGTCGAGGTCGTTTATGCAGGCGGCCATACTCCCGGATCGATCGTCCTTATCGACCACAAGACACGCATCCTCTACGGCGGAGATTTCTGCAACAGCAATACGCTCATGGAATTCAAGATGAGCCTCACGGTCGAGGCATACCTTGAGAACCTTCGCGAAGTAAGGAAACATGCTTCCGAATTCGACATCATGTACTGCGGTCACGAGATATTAGACCCTGCAGTCATCGACGAAGGTATCGAAACGTGCGAAAGGGTACTCGCGGGTACCGACGACAGGTTCGAAGGAACGGGCATGTTCGGTCAGCCCGTCATCTATGCCGCAGCCAAGGACGAAGACGGTAAGCGCGCCGACGGAAAGAGATTTAATATGAGCTACGATCCCGCCAAAGTACACGGCGAGGACAATAAGACTCAGGTGATCACGGCCGAGCCCGTAGTGATGGCATAA
- a CDS encoding transcriptional regulator, LytTR family encodes MRLILKENKDLRETEVEIRYRTRDEEVECLIGAVRNSCDRLVGYKDNGERVLLGFSSILYFEAVDRFVFAYTSSEILKVRHTLYELEDECQAKGFIRISKSVIVNLNAVKRISPDEGRRLRLHLTNGETVIVSRNFVGDLKTAIGMKGDA; translated from the coding sequence GTGAGACTGATCCTTAAAGAGAACAAAGATCTTCGCGAGACCGAAGTCGAGATACGCTATCGGACACGTGACGAAGAGGTCGAGTGTCTCATCGGTGCGGTCAGGAATTCCTGTGACAGGCTGGTGGGTTACAAGGACAACGGCGAAAGAGTCCTGCTCGGCTTTTCGAGCATCCTCTATTTCGAGGCCGTAGACAGATTCGTCTTCGCGTATACATCTTCGGAGATACTGAAGGTCAGGCATACTCTTTATGAACTTGAAGACGAGTGTCAGGCCAAGGGCTTCATTCGCATCTCAAAGTCAGTGATCGTCAACCTCAACGCCGTCAAAAGGATATCTCCGGATGAGGGTCGCAGGCTAAGGCTCCATCTTACGAACGGCGAGACGGTCATAGTCTCGAGGAACTTCGTCGGAGATCTCAAGACAGCGATCGGAATGAAGGGAGATGCTTAA
- a CDS encoding pyrroline-5-carboxylate reductase, protein MELRIAILGYGSMGKMILQKISASGIVSKDDLFVANRTVEKLKDAEGKAVICGSNAEAARDVDLIFVCVRPVDIRTVLEEIRPVIKETALIVSLNGSVTFENIKKIIDTKTAKMIPSVTAEIDRSQSLVCYNDKVTAEDKAALHKICEVFGNVIELPESEIGMGSELVSCMPGFIASIFDVICTSAKAHTNIPDDKIVNMVLNTLSATSDLMLEKKMSFEDVVGRVATKGGITEEGAKVIYEGFPETADQMFVKTLEKRRATAQKARELFESN, encoded by the coding sequence ATGGAATTAAGGATAGCAATACTCGGATACGGAAGCATGGGAAAGATGATCCTTCAGAAGATCTCCGCTTCGGGGATCGTAAGTAAGGACGATCTTTTTGTAGCGAACAGGACGGTCGAAAAGCTCAAGGACGCCGAAGGGAAAGCGGTGATCTGCGGAAGCAACGCCGAGGCCGCCCGCGACGTGGATTTAATATTCGTCTGCGTAAGGCCCGTCGACATCAGGACAGTGCTCGAAGAGATAAGACCGGTCATAAAAGAGACGGCGCTGATCGTGTCGCTAAACGGCAGCGTTACTTTCGAGAATATAAAGAAGATCATCGACACGAAGACCGCGAAGATGATCCCGAGCGTCACCGCGGAGATCGACAGATCGCAGTCGCTCGTGTGCTATAACGACAAGGTCACGGCAGAGGATAAGGCGGCGCTTCACAAGATCTGTGAGGTATTCGGAAACGTCATAGAACTGCCCGAAAGTGAGATCGGAATGGGCTCTGAGCTCGTGAGCTGCATGCCGGGATTTATCGCTTCGATCTTTGACGTGATATGCACATCCGCGAAAGCGCACACGAACATCCCCGATGATAAGATCGTGAACATGGTGCTGAATACTTTATCCGCAACGAGCGATCTCATGCTCGAGAAAAAGATGTCTTTCGAGGATGTCGTGGGCCGAGTTGCGACCAAGGGCGGCATCACCGAGGAGGGCGCGAAAGTCATCTACGAAGGCTTTCCCGAGACGGCGGATCAGATGTTCGTAAAGACGCTCGAAAAGAGAAGAGCTACCGCACAAAAAGCGCGGGAACTCTTCGAAAGCAACTGA
- a CDS encoding transcriptional regulator, TetR family, with product MNEKFFALPKEKQDRMINAGFRVFSRNSYKKSPVQEIALEAGISKSLLFFYFRNKKDLYLYLWQKVEEVTKATLADSKCYETTDIFDMMYRGILAKTDILKDYPDMLNFSVKAYYEDDPEVRDEVRKRVEPYTTITTNTTLPPIDPKDFKEGLDLEKMYKYMYLASEGYLWQLSQRGNVDIDQVVNDYKDMIEFWKELFLK from the coding sequence ATGAACGAGAAATTCTTTGCACTTCCGAAGGAAAAACAGGACAGGATGATCAATGCGGGCTTTCGCGTATTCTCCAGGAATTCGTACAAGAAGAGCCCCGTGCAGGAGATCGCGCTCGAGGCCGGGATCAGCAAGTCGCTCTTATTTTTCTACTTTCGAAACAAGAAGGATCTGTATCTTTATCTCTGGCAGAAAGTCGAGGAGGTAACAAAGGCGACGCTAGCCGATTCAAAGTGCTACGAAACGACCGATATCTTCGACATGATGTATCGCGGTATCTTGGCAAAGACGGATATCCTGAAGGACTACCCCGATATGCTCAACTTCTCGGTCAAGGCATACTACGAAGATGACCCCGAAGTACGCGATGAAGTACGAAAGAGAGTGGAGCCATATACGACGATCACGACCAATACGACGCTGCCTCCGATCGATCCCAAAGACTTCAAGGAAGGGCTCGATCTTGAAAAGATGTATAAGTATATGTACCTTGCGTCGGAAGGATATCTCTGGCAACTGTCGCAACGCGGAAATGTGGATATCGATCAGGTCGTAAATGACTATAAGGACATGATCGAATTCTGGAAAGAACTGTTCCTGAAGTAA
- a CDS encoding alpha/beta hydrolase fold → MKDSTRESLSYFGMYKELLKVRKEIAAEKVAFGPHKDQYFLYFEPTKVISVKVVVWIHGGGWNAGDPNFFYYVGQHIAKSGYRCISLGYRLSPKFKYPTQIEDVCKGYNEAVKFLKDKEIDTSRVIVCGPSAGAHLSSILCYSKEAQEKYHADVSNVIGYVGWGGPYSFSVPQSLTVKMLTSQLFTKGYDRTLGEPVSLMTESHIPMLLIQSRHDGVVDFAAAEEFAEKARELGIICELYEVSDKLDTHSWYTAGVFLKTREESRDLDRFYSFIESL, encoded by the coding sequence ATGAAAGATTCGACAAGAGAGAGCCTCAGCTACTTCGGAATGTATAAAGAGCTTCTTAAGGTCAGGAAAGAGATCGCGGCCGAGAAGGTCGCCTTCGGGCCGCATAAGGACCAGTATTTTCTTTATTTCGAGCCGACGAAAGTCATCAGCGTCAAAGTGGTCGTCTGGATCCACGGCGGCGGATGGAATGCGGGTGATCCGAACTTCTTTTACTACGTCGGACAGCACATCGCAAAGTCCGGTTACAGGTGCATCTCGCTAGGCTACAGGCTCTCGCCGAAGTTCAAATATCCGACTCAGATCGAGGATGTTTGCAAGGGCTATAACGAAGCCGTGAAGTTCCTGAAGGACAAGGAGATAGATACGTCCCGAGTTATCGTCTGCGGCCCCTCGGCGGGCGCGCATCTTTCGTCCATCCTCTGCTATTCAAAGGAAGCTCAGGAGAAGTATCACGCTGATGTCTCGAACGTGATCGGATATGTCGGATGGGGAGGGCCGTACAGCTTTAGCGTGCCGCAGTCTCTCACCGTGAAGATGCTGACGAGCCAGCTCTTCACGAAAGGATACGACAGGACTCTGGGCGAGCCCGTGAGCCTTATGACGGAGAGCCATATCCCGATGCTCCTGATACAGAGCAGGCATGATGGTGTCGTCGATTTTGCGGCGGCGGAAGAGTTCGCGGAAAAGGCTCGCGAACTGGGAATTATCTGTGAGCTCTATGAGGTCTCGGACAAACTTGATACGCACTCTTGGTACACCGCGGGAGTATTCCTTAAGACACGCGAAGAGAGCAGGGACCTCGACAGGTTCTATTCATTTATCGAGAGCCTGTGA
- a CDS encoding Lysophospholipase L1, which yields MGKTATQKARKISMTTKVLISVLVLALVGLAFVLWHERVSSYGRMTSEIRDSELFEDMQSGKSVCFIGDSITEGTETRLTPWYRPMERYIEGDVSNFSHFGWTTSDIAYRIDDIPAADIYIFAIGINDILFQDIRPAATTPEEYTENLDIVISSIRESSPEAKIYFIAPWPFVNYPEEMTMRREAYSDALHTWCDDNGFIFIDPTPFILSVIEGDNSADYMKDDIHPNRERGCGLYSYAVLDAAHRHRTAGENITG from the coding sequence ATGGGAAAGACTGCGACTCAGAAGGCACGAAAGATCAGCATGACTACGAAAGTACTGATATCGGTATTGGTACTGGCGCTCGTCGGGCTTGCCTTCGTATTGTGGCACGAGAGGGTCAGCTCCTACGGCAGGATGACCTCCGAGATAAGGGACAGCGAATTATTCGAGGATATGCAGAGCGGCAAGTCCGTATGCTTTATCGGTGACAGCATAACCGAAGGCACCGAGACGAGGCTGACACCGTGGTACAGACCCATGGAGCGTTATATCGAAGGAGACGTCTCGAACTTCTCGCATTTCGGATGGACTACGAGCGACATTGCATACCGAATAGATGACATCCCTGCGGCTGACATTTATATCTTTGCAATTGGGATCAATGACATCCTTTTCCAGGACATCAGGCCCGCCGCCACTACCCCCGAAGAATACACGGAGAATCTTGATATAGTAATAAGCTCGATACGCGAAAGCTCCCCCGAAGCCAAGATATACTTTATCGCGCCGTGGCCTTTCGTAAACTATCCCGAGGAAATGACCATGAGACGCGAAGCATACTCGGACGCACTTCATACATGGTGCGACGATAACGGCTTCATATTTATCGACCCGACGCCGTTCATACTCTCGGTCATCGAAGGAGATAACAGCGCCGACTACATGAAGGATGATATCCATCCCAACAGAGAAAGAGGCTGCGGACTTTACAGCTACGCCGTCTTAGACGCCGCGCACCGGCACAGAACCGCCGGAGAAAACATAACAGGGTGA